From a region of the Narcine bancroftii isolate sNarBan1 chromosome 5, sNarBan1.hap1, whole genome shotgun sequence genome:
- the LOC138762881 gene encoding leucine-rich repeat and immunoglobulin-like domain-containing nogo receptor-interacting protein 1 produces the protein MWPFALTLLVWVCSRADCPPPCDCQMGNRTVVCRSTELSTVPEQLPAGTKVLDLSRNRIRSVGQGALRNLIELQELDLSENSVSDINPGAFSGLQSLRALRLSGNCLKTIWPGALASMPNLSVLDLRHNPLVLLLDKGFQTLPKLRHLELGEQLVHITTRAFAGLEGLQHLALGKANSDIVPTAALSRLRSLQTLTFSPLNAISLPDKSFQGLLNLRHLRMERWPRLASLSRDSLDSLNLTSLTIIRCNLTSVPTHSVGHLAYLQLLDLSHNPIAIIQGDSLEGLIRLRELRLTRCRLAVIQPAAFRGLGLLQALNVSGNRLTTLEKAAFHSTTALVSLGLDSNSLVCDCRLRWLLGRRGRLDWGTNQPVCASPESVSGRKLGDFGPSLRPGEFSCTRPWIKSGSGQVTVSEGQTVSLSCGAEGEPAPHVHWSTPGGRMLGSSDGESGRLRVLANSALEIRFAQPQDAGDYQCTASNPAGSDVLLTHLHVKGWAPSPAAPLLHHHTLPVVLTLGSACFLGVTGLCFTLLMVWSRVKGPIKRTTSIQVLSHPSGTDAQSEAIKYTTKML, from the coding sequence ATGTGGCCCTTTGCCCTGACCCTTCTGGTGTGGGTCTGCAGCCGGGCGGACTGCCCTCCTCCCTGTGACTGTCAGATGGGAAACAGGACCGTGGTGTGTCGCAGCACAGAGCTCTCCACTGTCCCTGAGCAACTTCCCGCAGGGACAAAGGTCCTGGATCTAAGCAGGAACCGGATACGGTCAGTCGGGCAAGGTGCTTTGAGGAATCTGATCGAGCTGCAGGAACTGGACCTCAGTGAGAACTCGGTGTCCGACATCAATCCTGGGGCGTTCTCCGGTCTGCAGAGCCTGCGTGCTCTCCGGCTGAGTGGCAACTGTCTGAAGACCATCTGGCCTGGTGCCCTGGCATCCATGCCCAATCTCAGCGTGCTGGACCTCCGCCACAATCCTTTGGTGCTCCTGCTGGACAAGGGCTTCCAAACACTCCCCAAACTCCGGCACTTGGAGCTGGGCGAACAGCTGGTTCACATCACAACCCGGGCCTTTGCTGGTTTGGAGGGACTGCAGCACCTGGCCTTGGGGAAGGCCAATTCGGACATCGTGCCCACTGCCGCACTCTCACGCCTTCGCTCCTTGCAGACACTGACGTTTTCACCGTtgaatgccatctcactgccGGACAAGTCCTTCCAGGGCTTGCTGAACCTCCGGCATCTGAGGATGGAGCGCTGGCCCCGGTTGGCGTCCCTCAGCCGGGACTCCCTGGACAGCCTGAACCTGACCTCCCTCACCATTATTCGCTGCAACCTGACCTCAGTGCCCACCCACTCTGTTGGGCACTTGGCATACCTACAGCTTCTGGACCTGTCACACAATCCCATCGCCATAATCCAAGGGGACTCTCTGGAGGGATTGATCCGGCTGCGGGAGCTCCGCCTGACCAGATGCCGGCTGGCCGTGATCCAGCCAGCTGCTTTTAGGGGCCTGGGCCTGCTCCAGGCCCTCAATGTCTCAGGCAACAGGTTGACGACCCTAGAGAAGGCGGCCTTCCACTCCACCACCGCCTTGGTGTCCCTGGGCCTGGATTCCAACTCCCTGGTCTGTGACTGCCGTCTGCGTTGGCTCCTGGGTAGGAGGGGGCGGCTGGACTGGGGCACCAACCAGCCCGTCTGCGCCAGCCCCGAGTCAGTTAGCGGCCGGAAGCTTGGGGACTTTGGGCCCAGCCTGAGGCCCGGAGAGTTTTCCTGCACCAGGCCATGGATCAAGTCCGGATCCGGCCAGGTGACAGTGAGCGAGGGGCAGACGGTGAGTCTGTCCTGCGGGGCTGAGGGCGAGCCAGCCCCCCACGTGCACTGGTCCACACCAGGGGGCCGCATGCtaggcagcagtgatggggagAGTGGCCGGCTGCGGGTGTTGGCAAACAGCGCGCTGGAGATCCGCTTTGCTCAGCCTCAGGACGCCGGCGACTACCAGTGCACCGCCTCCAACCCAGCAGGCAGTGACGTCTTACTCACCCATCTCCACGTGAAGGGCTGGGCTCCCAGTCCTGCAGCCCCCCTCCTGCACCACCACACCCTCCCGGTGGTCCTGACACTGGGCTCGGCCTGTTTCCTGGGTGtcaccggcctctgtttcaccctgctgatggtttggagcaGGGTGAAGGGGCCGATCAAACGCACCACCAGCATCCAGGTGTTAAGTCACCCCAGTGGTACCGACGCACAGTCCGAGGCCATCAAGTACACCACCAAAATGttgtga